From one Streptococcus oralis genomic stretch:
- a CDS encoding PTS transporter subunit IIBC, with protein MMKATFKNVLSFEFWQKFGKALMVVIAVMPAAGLMISIGKSIVMIDPNLAPLVITGGILEQIGWGVIGNLHILFALAIGGSWAKERAGGAFAAGLAFILINRITGTIFGVTGDMLKNPEAMVTTFFGGSIKVADYFISVLEAPALNMGVFVGIISGFVGATAYNKYYNFRKLPDALSFFNGKRFVPFVVILRSTIAAIVLAAFWPVVQTGINNFGIWIANSQETAPVLAPFLYGTLERLLLPFGLHHMLTIPMNYTALGGTYEVLTGAAKGTQVFGQDPLWLAWVTDLVNLKGSNADQYQHLLTTVTPARFKVGQMIGSFGILMGVIVAIYRNVDADKKHQYKGMMIATALATFLTGVTEPIEYMFMFIATPLYLVYSVVQGAAFAMADIVHLRVHSFGSIEFLTRTPLAINAGIGMDIVNFIWVTVLFAVIMYFIANFMIKKFNYATPGRNGNYETAEGTSEEAAPGTPKVAAASQAVNIINLLGGRANIVDVDACMTRLRVTVKDADRVGTEEQWKAEGAMGLVMKGQGVQAIYGPKADVLKSDIQDILDSGEVIPETLPSQMTETQQNTVHYKGVTEEVYSVADGQVVALEQVEDPVFAQKMMGDGFAVEPANGNIVSPVTGTVSSIFPTKHALGLVTDSGLEVLVHIGLDTVSLEGKPFTVHVSEGQKVAAGDLLVTADLDAIREAGRKTSTVVVFTNGDVLKSVKLEQTGSLAAKTAVAKVEL; from the coding sequence ATGATGAAAGCTACATTCAAAAATGTCTTGTCTTTCGAATTTTGGCAAAAATTCGGTAAGGCTTTAATGGTGGTTATCGCCGTTATGCCAGCGGCGGGATTGATGATCTCAATCGGTAAATCAATCGTGATGATCGACCCAAACCTTGCTCCTCTAGTGATTACAGGTGGAATCCTTGAGCAAATTGGTTGGGGGGTTATCGGTAACCTTCATATCTTGTTTGCCCTTGCTATTGGGGGAAGCTGGGCAAAAGAACGTGCAGGTGGTGCATTTGCAGCCGGACTTGCCTTTATCTTGATTAACCGTATCACAGGTACTATCTTCGGTGTTACAGGTGATATGTTGAAAAACCCTGAAGCAATGGTTACTACTTTCTTTGGTGGTTCAATCAAGGTTGCTGACTACTTTATCAGCGTTCTTGAGGCACCAGCGCTTAACATGGGGGTTTTCGTAGGGATTATCTCTGGTTTTGTTGGGGCAACAGCTTATAACAAATACTACAACTTCCGTAAACTTCCTGATGCCCTTTCATTCTTCAATGGTAAACGTTTCGTACCATTCGTCGTTATTCTTCGTTCAACTATTGCTGCAATTGTACTTGCTGCCTTTTGGCCAGTAGTTCAAACAGGTATCAACAACTTTGGTATTTGGATTGCCAACTCACAAGAAACTGCTCCAGTTCTTGCACCATTCTTGTATGGTACTTTGGAACGTTTGCTCTTGCCATTCGGTCTTCACCACATGTTGACTATCCCAATGAACTATACAGCTCTTGGTGGAACATACGAAGTGTTAACTGGTGCTGCAAAAGGAACACAAGTATTTGGTCAAGATCCACTTTGGCTTGCATGGGTAACTGACCTTGTTAACCTTAAAGGTTCAAATGCTGACCAATACCAACACCTTCTTACAACAGTCACTCCAGCTCGTTTCAAAGTTGGACAAATGATCGGTTCATTTGGTATCTTGATGGGTGTCATCGTTGCTATCTACCGCAATGTTGATGCTGACAAGAAACACCAATACAAGGGTATGATGATTGCGACAGCCCTTGCAACATTCTTGACAGGGGTTACTGAACCTATCGAGTATATGTTCATGTTCATCGCAACACCGCTTTACCTTGTTTATTCAGTAGTTCAAGGTGCTGCCTTTGCTATGGCAGATATTGTTCACCTTCGTGTCCACTCATTCGGTTCAATTGAATTCTTGACTCGTACACCATTGGCAATTAATGCTGGTATTGGTATGGATATCGTTAACTTTATCTGGGTAACTGTTCTCTTTGCGGTTATCATGTACTTCATTGCCAACTTCATGATCAAGAAATTCAACTACGCAACTCCAGGACGTAACGGAAACTACGAAACAGCTGAAGGAACATCAGAAGAAGCAGCTCCTGGAACTCCAAAAGTTGCAGCAGCTTCTCAAGCCGTAAACATCATTAACCTTCTTGGTGGTCGTGCAAATATCGTAGATGTGGATGCATGTATGACTCGTCTTCGTGTAACTGTTAAAGACGCAGATCGCGTTGGTACTGAGGAACAATGGAAAGCAGAAGGAGCTATGGGTCTTGTCATGAAAGGACAAGGTGTCCAAGCTATCTACGGACCAAAAGCTGACGTATTGAAATCTGATATCCAAGATATCCTTGACTCAGGTGAAGTAATTCCTGAAACTCTTCCAAGCCAAATGACAGAAACTCAACAAAATACTGTACACTACAAAGGTGTAACTGAAGAAGTTTACTCAGTAGCTGACGGTCAAGTTGTTGCTTTAGAACAAGTGGAAGATCCAGTTTTTGCTCAAAAAATGATGGGTGATGGATTTGCAGTAGAGCCAGCAAATGGTAACATTGTATCTCCAGTTACTGGTACTGTATCAAGTATCTTCCCAACAAAACACGCTCTTGGTCTTGTCACTGACTCAGGTCTTGAAGTGCTTGTTCATATTGGTTTGGATACAGTAAGTCTTGAAGGAAAACCATTTACTGTTCATGTCTCTGAAGGACAAAAAGTGGCCGCTGGTGACCTTCTTGTCACAGCTGACTTGGATGCTATTCGAGAAGCAGGACGCAAAACATCAACAGTGGTTGTCTTCACAAATGGTGATGTCCTCAAATCAGTTAAATTAGAACAAACAGGTTCTCTTGCAGCTAAAACAGCAGTTGCTAAAGTAGAATTGTAA
- a CDS encoding endonuclease/exonuclease/phosphatase family protein, which produces MKFLTLNTHSWMEKEAEEKFQILLQDILDKDYDLICFQEINQEMTSPEVEVNNHYQALPSAEPIHQDHYVRLLVEKLAEKGKNYYWTWAYNHIGYDRYHEGVAILSKTPIKAREILVSDVDDPTDYHTRRVALAETEVEGKELALASVHLSWWDKGFQEEWARFEAVLKELNKPLILAGDFNNPAGQEGYQAILASPLGLQDAFEVAKERSGSYTVPPEIDGWKGNTEPLRIDYVFTTKELEVESLQVVFDGQNSPQVSDHYGLNAVLTWK; this is translated from the coding sequence ATGAAATTTCTAACACTCAATACCCACAGTTGGATGGAGAAGGAAGCAGAGGAAAAATTCCAAATCTTACTCCAAGACATTCTTGATAAGGATTATGATTTGATTTGTTTCCAAGAAATCAATCAAGAAATGACTTCGCCTGAGGTAGAGGTTAACAATCACTATCAAGCTTTACCATCAGCAGAACCCATTCATCAGGATCACTATGTCCGACTTCTGGTTGAAAAATTGGCTGAGAAAGGGAAAAACTACTACTGGACTTGGGCTTATAATCATATTGGTTATGACCGTTACCATGAAGGCGTAGCTATCTTATCTAAAACACCGATTAAAGCCAGAGAAATTTTAGTTTCGGATGTAGATGATCCAACAGACTATCATACTCGCCGCGTTGCCTTGGCTGAGACAGAGGTTGAAGGTAAGGAACTTGCTCTTGCAAGCGTTCATCTCTCTTGGTGGGATAAAGGTTTCCAAGAAGAATGGGCACGATTTGAGGCTGTACTAAAAGAGTTGAACAAACCTCTAATTTTAGCGGGTGATTTTAATAATCCAGCTGGTCAGGAAGGCTATCAAGCGATTTTAGCTAGCCCATTAGGATTACAAGACGCGTTTGAAGTTGCGAAAGAAAGAAGTGGTAGCTATACCGTTCCACCAGAAATTGATGGCTGGAAAGGCAATACCGAGCCACTACGAATCGACTACGTCTTTACGACCAAAGAGTTGGAAGTAGAGAGTTTACAAGTAGTTTTTGATGGTCAAAATAGTCCACAAGTCAGTGATCACTATGGTTTGAATGCTGTATTGACCTGGAAATAA
- a CDS encoding ABC transporter ATP-binding protein, translating to MALLEVKQLTKHFGGLTAVGDVTLELNEGELVGLIGPNGAGKTTLFNLLTGVYEPSEGTVTLDGHLLNGKTPYKIASLGLSRTFQNIRLFKDLTVLENVLIAFSNHHKQHVLASFLRLPAFYKNEEELKSKALDLLKIFDLDGDADTLAKNLAYGQQRRLEIVRALATEPKILFLDEPAAGMNPQETAELTELIRRIKDEFKITIMLIEHDMNLVMEVTERIYVLEYGRLIAHGTPDEIKNNKRVIEAYLGGEA from the coding sequence ATGGCATTACTTGAAGTTAAACAGTTAACCAAACATTTTGGCGGTCTAACAGCTGTTGGAGATGTCACTCTTGAATTGAACGAGGGAGAATTGGTTGGTTTGATTGGACCAAACGGAGCTGGAAAAACAACCCTTTTCAATCTCTTGACGGGTGTTTATGAACCAAGCGAAGGTACTGTCACATTAGATGGTCACCTCCTAAATGGGAAAACTCCCTATAAGATTGCGTCACTTGGTCTCAGTCGTACTTTCCAAAATATTCGTTTGTTCAAGGACTTGACAGTTTTGGAAAATGTTTTGATTGCATTTAGTAATCATCATAAACAACATGTCCTTGCGAGCTTCCTACGCCTACCAGCTTTTTATAAGAATGAGGAAGAATTAAAAAGCAAAGCTTTGGACTTGCTGAAGATTTTTGATTTGGATGGCGACGCAGATACTCTTGCTAAGAATCTGGCCTATGGCCAACAACGTCGATTAGAAATCGTTCGTGCTCTAGCAACTGAACCTAAAATTCTCTTTTTGGATGAACCTGCAGCTGGTATGAATCCACAAGAAACAGCTGAATTGACAGAATTGATCCGTCGTATCAAAGATGAATTTAAAATTACCATCATGCTTATCGAACATGATATGAATTTGGTTATGGAAGTCACTGAGCGTATCTATGTTCTTGAATATGGTCGGTTGATTGCTCATGGGACTCCGGATGAGATTAAGAACAACAAACGCGTTATCGAAGCTTATCTAGGAGGTGAAGCCTAA
- the ftsE gene encoding cell division ATP-binding protein FtsE translates to MSIIEMRDVVKKYDNGTTALRGVSVTIEPGEFAYIVGPSGAGKSTFIRALYREVKIEKGSLTVAGFNLVKIKKKDVPLLRRSVGVVFQDYKLLPKKTVYENIAYAMEVIGESRRNIKKRVMEVLDLVGLKHKVRSFPNELSGGEQQRIAIARAIVNNPKVLIADEPTGNLDPDNSWEIMNLLERINLQGTTVLMATHNSQIVNTLRHRVIAIENGRVVRDEAKGEYGYDD, encoded by the coding sequence ATGTCAATCATTGAAATGAGAGATGTTGTCAAAAAGTATGACAATGGAACGACTGCCCTGCGTGGAGTATCTGTTACCATTGAACCAGGAGAGTTTGCCTATATCGTAGGACCTTCTGGGGCAGGTAAGTCAACCTTTATTCGAGCTTTATACCGAGAAGTAAAGATCGAAAAAGGAAGCCTAACAGTTGCAGGCTTTAATTTAGTTAAAATTAAGAAGAAAGATGTCCCACTGCTACGTCGTAGTGTCGGGGTAGTCTTTCAGGATTACAAACTCTTGCCTAAGAAGACTGTTTATGAGAATATTGCCTATGCAATGGAAGTAATCGGTGAGAGCCGTCGCAACATCAAAAAACGTGTTATGGAAGTATTGGACCTGGTTGGTTTGAAACATAAGGTTCGCTCTTTCCCTAATGAACTCTCAGGTGGAGAGCAACAACGGATTGCGATTGCTCGTGCGATTGTCAACAATCCTAAAGTATTGATTGCCGATGAGCCAACAGGAAACTTGGACCCAGATAATTCATGGGAAATTATGAATCTGTTGGAACGCATCAATCTCCAAGGTACTACTGTCTTGATGGCAACCCACAATAGCCAGATTGTAAATACCTTGCGCCACCGTGTCATTGCCATTGAAAATGGCCGTGTCGTTCGTGACGAAGCTAAAGGAGAATATGGATACGATGATTAG
- a CDS encoding DEAD/DEAH box helicase — protein sequence MSFKKFQFKNYIVEALEELKFTTPTEVQEKLIPIVLAGRDLVGESKTGSGKTHTFLLPIFQQLDETSDSVQAVITAPSRELATQIYQAARQIAAHSDVEVRVVNYVGGTDKARQIEKLASNQPHIVIGTPGRIYDLVKSGDLAIHKAKTFVIDEADMALDMGFLETVDKIAGSLPKDLQFMVFSATIPQKLQPFLKKYLSNPVMEKIKTKTVISDTIDNWLISTKGRDKNAQIYQLTQLMQPYLAMIFVNTKTRADELHAYLTAQGLKVAKIHGDIAPRERKRIMNQVKNLDFEYIVATDLAARGIDIEGVSHVINDAIPQDLSFFVHRVGRTGRNGLPGTAITLYQPSDDSDIRELEKLGIKFTPKMVKDGEFQDTYDRDRRANREKKQDKLDIEMIGLVKKKKKKVKPGYKKKIQWAVDEKRRKTKRAENRARGRAERKAKRQTF from the coding sequence ATGTCATTTAAGAAATTTCAATTTAAAAATTATATAGTAGAAGCCTTGGAGGAGTTGAAGTTTACGACTCCTACCGAAGTTCAGGAAAAGTTGATTCCTATTGTCTTGGCAGGTCGTGACTTGGTGGGCGAGTCAAAAACAGGTTCAGGAAAGACTCATACTTTCTTGTTACCCATTTTCCAGCAATTAGATGAAACTAGCGATAGTGTGCAAGCAGTGATTACGGCTCCAAGTCGTGAGTTGGCTACTCAAATCTACCAAGCAGCTCGTCAGATTGCAGCTCACTCAGATGTCGAAGTTCGTGTGGTTAATTATGTAGGTGGTACGGATAAGGCGCGTCAGATTGAAAAACTTGCCAGCAACCAACCACATATCGTTATCGGAACGCCAGGTCGTATCTATGACTTGGTCAAATCTGGTGATTTGGCTATTCACAAGGCCAAGACCTTTGTAATTGATGAAGCCGATATGGCCTTGGATATGGGATTCTTGGAAACCGTTGATAAGATTGCAGGGAGCCTTCCAAAAGACTTGCAATTCATGGTCTTTTCAGCAACGATTCCACAAAAATTGCAACCGTTCTTGAAAAAATACTTGTCAAATCCTGTCATGGAAAAAATCAAGACTAAGACAGTTATCTCAGATACCATTGATAATTGGTTGATTTCGACCAAGGGCCGCGACAAGAATGCTCAAATTTACCAGCTGACTCAGTTGATGCAGCCTTATTTGGCAATGATTTTTGTTAACACCAAAACGCGTGCTGATGAATTGCATGCCTACTTGACTGCTCAAGGATTGAAGGTAGCTAAGATTCATGGAGATATTGCTCCTCGTGAACGCAAACGGATCATGAATCAGGTGAAAAATCTGGATTTTGAGTACATTGTTGCAACAGACTTGGCAGCGCGTGGGATTGACATTGAAGGTGTTAGTCATGTTATCAATGATGCCATTCCGCAAGACTTGTCCTTCTTTGTTCACCGTGTTGGACGAACTGGGCGCAACGGACTGCCTGGTACGGCTATTACCCTTTACCAGCCTAGTGATGACTCGGATATCCGTGAGTTGGAAAAATTAGGTATCAAGTTTACTCCTAAGATGGTCAAAGACGGAGAGTTTCAAGATACCTATGACCGTGATCGTCGTGCTAATCGTGAAAAGAAGCAGGATAAGCTTGATATTGAAATGATTGGCTTGGTTAAAAAGAAAAAGAAAAAAGTCAAACCTGGCTATAAGAAGAAGATTCAATGGGCGGTGGATGAAAAACGTCGCAAAACCAAGCGTGCTGAAAATCGTGCACGTGGCCGTGCAGAGCGAAAAGCCAAACGCCAAACATTTTAA
- a CDS encoding ABC transporter ATP-binding protein, producing the protein MSMLKVENLSVHYGMIQAVRDVSFEVNEGEVVSLIGANGAGKTTILRTLSGLVRPSAGKIEFLGKEIQKLPAQKIVAGGLSQVPEGRHVFPGLTVMENLEMGAFLKKNREENQANLKKVFSRFPRLEERKNQDAATLSGGEQQMLAMGRALMSTPKLLLLDEPSMGLAPIFIQEIFDIIQDIQKQGTTVLLIEQNANKALAISDRGYVLETGKIVLSGTGKELAASDEVRKAYLGG; encoded by the coding sequence ATGTCTATGTTAAAAGTTGAAAACCTCTCTGTGCATTACGGTATGATCCAAGCAGTTCGTGATGTAAGTTTCGAGGTTAATGAAGGTGAAGTTGTTTCCTTGATTGGTGCTAATGGTGCTGGTAAAACAACCATTCTTCGTACCCTTTCAGGTTTGGTTCGTCCAAGTGCTGGTAAAATTGAGTTTTTGGGAAAAGAAATTCAAAAGTTGCCTGCGCAAAAAATCGTGGCAGGTGGTCTTTCACAAGTTCCTGAGGGACGCCATGTTTTCCCAGGTTTGACTGTTATGGAAAACTTGGAAATGGGAGCTTTCTTGAAGAAAAATCGTGAAGAAAATCAAGCTAACTTGAAAAAAGTTTTCTCACGCTTCCCACGTCTTGAAGAGCGTAAAAACCAAGATGCGGCAACTCTTTCAGGTGGTGAACAGCAGATGCTGGCTATGGGACGCGCTCTCATGTCTACACCTAAGCTCCTTCTCTTGGATGAGCCGTCAATGGGACTTGCCCCGATCTTTATCCAAGAAATTTTTGATATCATTCAAGATATTCAGAAGCAAGGAACAACGGTTCTCCTAATTGAACAGAACGCTAACAAGGCCCTTGCTATCTCTGACCGTGGTTATGTACTTGAAACAGGAAAGATTGTCCTATCAGGAACAGGAAAAGAACTCGCAGCATCAGATGAAGTCAGAAAAGCATATCTAGGTGGCTAA
- the prfB gene encoding peptide chain release factor 2 (programmed frameshift), with product MDISEIRQKIDANREKLASFRGSLDLEGLEEEIAILENKMTEPDFWNDNIAAQKTSQELNELKNTYNTFRKMEELQDEVEILLDFLAEDESVHDELVEQLTELDKMMTSYEMTLLLSEPYDHNNAILEIHPGSGGTEAQDWGDMLLRMYTRYGNAKGFKVEVLDYQAGDEAGIKSVTLSFEGPNAYGLLKSEMGVHRLVRISPFDSAKRRHTSFTSVEVMPELDDTIEVEIREDDIKMDTFRSGGAGGQNVNKVSTGVRLTHIPTGTVVQSTVDRTQYGNRDRAMKMLQAKLYQMEQEKKAAEVDSLKGEKKEITWGSQIRSYVFTPYTMVKDHRTSFEVAQVDKVMDGDLDGFIDAYLKWRIS from the exons ATGGACATTTCAGAAATTCGTCAAAAAATTGACGCAAATCGTGAAAAATTAGCTTCTTTCAGGGGGTCTCTT GACCTCGAAGGCTTAGAGGAAGAGATTGCCATCTTGGAAAACAAGATGACAGAACCTGATTTTTGGAACGATAATATCGCGGCCCAAAAAACGTCGCAAGAATTAAATGAATTAAAAAACACCTATAACACCTTCCGTAAAATGGAAGAGTTGCAGGATGAAGTTGAGATTTTATTGGACTTTTTAGCAGAAGACGAGTCAGTCCATGATGAACTGGTCGAACAGTTGACAGAACTGGATAAGATGATGACCAGCTACGAGATGACCCTTCTCTTGTCAGAACCTTATGACCATAATAATGCAATCTTGGAAATCCATCCAGGATCTGGTGGTACTGAGGCACAGGATTGGGGCGATATGTTGCTTCGTATGTATACTCGTTATGGAAATGCCAAAGGCTTTAAAGTAGAAGTTTTGGATTACCAAGCTGGTGATGAAGCAGGTATCAAGTCTGTGACCTTGTCTTTTGAAGGACCCAATGCTTATGGCCTACTTAAATCAGAAATGGGTGTTCACCGTTTGGTTCGTATTTCGCCATTTGACTCTGCCAAACGCCGCCATACTTCCTTTACATCCGTAGAGGTTATGCCTGAGTTGGATGATACCATCGAAGTGGAGATTCGTGAAGATGATATCAAAATGGATACCTTCCGTTCAGGTGGTGCTGGTGGACAAAACGTCAATAAGGTTTCAACAGGTGTGCGTTTGACACACATTCCTACGGGAACTGTCGTCCAATCAACGGTCGATCGTACCCAGTATGGAAATAGAGATCGTGCCATGAAGATGTTGCAGGCTAAGCTCTATCAAATGGAGCAAGAAAAGAAAGCTGCGGAAGTTGATTCCCTTAAAGGTGAGAAAAAGGAAATCACATGGGGAAGCCAAATCCGTTCATATGTTTTCACGCCTTATACTATGGTAAAAGATCACCGTACAAGCTTTGAAGTTGCTCAGGTAGATAAGGTGATGGATGGAGACCTTGATGGTTTTATCGATGCCTACCTCAAGTGGCGAATCAGCTAA
- a CDS encoding VWA domain-containing protein, producing the protein MDKSFMKQQRFSFRKMKVGLASVAILFAFAQVGQVSADETTKPASASTETVKKTEASKSAVEAAVAEIKADEAKPVVNKSDAKPGELVDVSKKVSPIDVKERQEGDQKIHEESATVEVTKTEVAPVKSEELPAPKTETTESTLTGKDEEGNSYTQYERVDKTTSVEMIKDTKTISKSGSADIVFVVDRSLSMKSNIDTVRDNVNKFVDNLANNGVTARFGLATFSDELYGRTYNLTDEGTILTKFGDSYFTSNPDELKKALAAIELANGGDPAETPTPALNQIVSTYDWSKSPKNKRFAVLLSDFPIKENPSIPTIADTIATLTANGIERIVATSSPYQKYYKGFTNDNRILDLSEQFGDTLTKDVASLIVETVTEGHNYKVTKDNYQFYLERRTTLPVVQTENPIQTTSLPVATAHKQEAAKLPDTGSNDTANYGIVGIGLLMAGLGLTVSNRKSKEQ; encoded by the coding sequence ATGGATAAATCATTTATGAAACAACAACGTTTTTCATTCCGTAAAATGAAAGTTGGGTTGGCTTCTGTAGCAATTTTGTTTGCTTTTGCTCAGGTCGGACAAGTGTCTGCAGATGAAACAACAAAACCGGCATCTGCTTCAACTGAAACAGTAAAGAAAACTGAAGCAAGTAAATCGGCAGTCGAAGCTGCTGTGGCAGAAATTAAAGCTGATGAGGCGAAACCAGTCGTTAACAAATCAGATGCAAAACCTGGAGAGCTTGTTGATGTTTCTAAGAAGGTTTCACCTATTGACGTGAAAGAACGCCAAGAAGGTGATCAAAAGATTCATGAAGAAAGTGCAACTGTTGAAGTCACAAAGACAGAAGTGGCACCTGTAAAAAGCGAAGAACTTCCTGCTCCAAAGACTGAAACAACTGAGAGCACTTTGACTGGGAAAGACGAAGAGGGAAATTCTTATACTCAATATGAACGTGTTGATAAAACTACGTCCGTAGAGATGATAAAAGATACAAAAACGATTTCCAAATCAGGATCAGCAGATATCGTATTTGTTGTTGACCGTTCTTTATCAATGAAGAGTAATATTGATACTGTAAGAGATAATGTCAATAAATTTGTCGATAATCTCGCGAATAATGGGGTAACTGCACGCTTTGGTTTAGCTACATTTAGCGATGAGCTTTATGGCCGCACGTATAATTTAACTGATGAAGGTACAATTCTAACTAAGTTTGGTGACTCTTATTTCACATCTAATCCAGACGAACTAAAAAAAGCGCTCGCTGCAATTGAACTTGCTAATGGAGGTGATCCAGCAGAAACGCCGACACCTGCACTCAATCAAATTGTTTCGACATATGATTGGTCAAAATCACCTAAAAATAAAAGGTTTGCTGTCCTATTATCCGATTTTCCAATTAAGGAGAATCCGTCAATTCCAACGATTGCAGACACAATTGCAACATTAACTGCAAATGGTATTGAGAGAATTGTAGCAACCTCAAGTCCTTACCAAAAATATTACAAAGGTTTTACTAATGATAATAGAATTTTGGATTTAAGTGAGCAATTTGGAGATACCTTGACTAAAGATGTGGCGTCTTTGATTGTTGAAACTGTGACTGAAGGACACAATTATAAGGTAACGAAAGATAATTACCAATTCTACCTAGAACGTCGTACAACACTACCAGTTGTTCAGACAGAGAATCCGATTCAAACGACCTCTCTTCCAGTAGCTACAGCTCATAAACAAGAAGCAGCTAAACTCCCTGATACAGGAAGTAATGATACAGCGAACTATGGTATTGTGGGAATTGGCCTCCTAATGGCTGGACTTGGCTTAACTGTAAGCAATAGAAAGTCAAAGGAACAGTAA
- the ftsX gene encoding permease-like cell division protein FtsX — protein sequence MISRFFRHLFESLKSLKRNGWMTVAAVSSVMITLTLVALFASVIFNTAKLATDIENNVRVMVYIRKDVADNSETIEKEGQTVTNNDYHKVYDALKAMPAVKSVTFSSKEEQYEKLTETMGDDWKVFEGDANPLYDAYIVDTNSPSDVKTVAEEAKKIEGVSEVQDGGANTQRLFELASFIRVWGLVIAGLLIFIAVFLISNTIRITIISRSREIQIMRLVGAKNGYIRGPFLLEGAFIGLLGAAIPSVLVFFVYNMVYQSVNKSLVGQNLSMITPDVFIPLMTVLLFIIGIFIGSIGSGISMRRFLKI from the coding sequence ATGATTAGTAGATTTTTTCGCCATTTATTTGAATCATTAAAAAGTTTAAAACGAAATGGCTGGATGACAGTAGCAGCAGTGAGTTCGGTTATGATTACCTTGACACTTGTTGCCCTGTTTGCATCTGTAATTTTTAATACAGCAAAACTGGCTACCGATATTGAAAACAACGTTCGGGTCATGGTTTACATTCGTAAGGATGTAGCTGATAACAGTGAAACGATTGAAAAAGAAGGTCAGACAGTTACCAATAATGACTACCACAAGGTCTATGATGCTTTGAAAGCTATGCCTGCTGTTAAGAGTGTTACCTTCTCAAGTAAAGAAGAACAGTACGAAAAACTAACGGAAACAATGGGTGACGATTGGAAGGTCTTTGAAGGGGATGCAAACCCTCTCTATGATGCTTATATCGTCGATACAAATTCTCCGAGTGATGTTAAAACGGTAGCTGAAGAAGCTAAGAAAATTGAGGGAGTATCAGAGGTTCAAGATGGTGGAGCCAACACTCAACGACTTTTTGAACTAGCTTCCTTTATCCGTGTTTGGGGATTGGTTATTGCAGGGCTCTTGATTTTTATCGCAGTCTTCCTCATTTCCAATACCATTCGTATCACTATTATTTCACGTAGTCGTGAGATTCAGATCATGCGTCTTGTAGGAGCGAAAAATGGCTATATCCGTGGTCCATTCTTGCTAGAAGGTGCTTTTATTGGCTTGCTTGGTGCAGCAATTCCTTCAGTCCTTGTATTCTTTGTTTACAATATGGTTTATCAATCGGTCAATAAATCCTTGGTAGGTCAAAACTTGTCAATGATTACGCCAGATGTGTTTATCCCTTTGATGACAGTCCTATTATTTATAATCGGAATTTTCATTGGTTCAATTGGTTCAGGGATTTCAATGCGTCGATTCTTGAAGATCTAG
- a CDS encoding CBS domain-containing protein yields the protein MAVKDFMTRKVVYISPDTTVAHAADLMREQGLHRLPVIENDQLVGLVTEGTIAEASPSKATSLSIYEMNYLLNKTKVKDVMIRDVVTVSGYASLEDATYLMLKNKIGILPVVDNHQVYGVITDRDVFQAFLEIAGYGEEGIRVRFITENEVGVLGKIVALIVEEDLNISHTVNIPRKDGKVVIEVQIDGKIDLTALKDKFEKEGIQVEEITHTSAKVL from the coding sequence ATGGCAGTTAAAGATTTCATGACCCGTAAGGTAGTTTATATCAGTCCAGATACGACTGTAGCACACGCAGCAGATTTGATGCGCGAGCAAGGTTTGCACCGTTTACCTGTTATCGAAAACGATCAATTAGTCGGATTGGTAACAGAAGGAACCATTGCGGAAGCCAGCCCATCTAAAGCAACCAGTCTCTCTATCTATGAGATGAATTATCTTCTGAATAAAACCAAAGTAAAAGATGTAATGATTCGAGATGTCGTGACGGTTTCTGGCTATGCTAGTCTAGAAGATGCGACCTACCTGATGCTGAAAAATAAAATTGGGATATTACCAGTCGTAGACAATCATCAGGTCTACGGCGTCATTACAGACCGCGATGTTTTTCAGGCTTTCTTGGAAATCGCTGGATACGGAGAAGAGGGGATTCGCGTTCGTTTCATTACAGAAAATGAAGTAGGAGTGCTGGGAAAAATTGTAGCTCTAATTGTAGAAGAGGATTTAAATATTTCCCATACTGTTAACATTCCACGTAAGGATGGCAAGGTCGTTATCGAAGTTCAAATTGATGGAAAAATCGATTTAACTGCATTAAAGGACAAGTTTGAAAAAGAAGGAATTCAAGTGGAGGAGATCACTCATACCTCTGCTAAAGTCCTTTAA